One part of the Streptomyces nigra genome encodes these proteins:
- a CDS encoding LacI family DNA-binding transcriptional regulator gives MAQSVGIKDVARAAGVSVGTVSNVINRPESVATETRARVQSAIDRLGYVRSESARQLRAGRSRIMALLVLDMGNPFFVDVARGAERTARDAGLGVMVCNSAQSASEEADYLSLFAEQRVRGVLLTPADATGRNIEAFRRHDIPFVLVDRVAEGTTECSVSVDDVAGGALAVRHLVDAGHRSIAYVSGPPGLTQVRDRRTGALNALEEAGLGPGHLRELPTERLDVAAGRDAGARLLGLAERPTAVFCANDLLALGVLQAMYAAGVGVPDDLAIVGYDDIEFAAAAAVPLTSVRQPAVTMGTLAAEMLLEETEAQTGARTHEHRRVVLQPELVVRRSSLAAR, from the coding sequence ATGGCCCAGTCGGTGGGTATCAAGGACGTCGCCCGCGCCGCCGGAGTGTCCGTCGGCACGGTCTCCAACGTGATCAACCGCCCGGAGTCGGTCGCGACCGAGACCCGGGCGCGGGTGCAGTCCGCGATAGACCGCCTCGGCTACGTCCGCAGCGAGTCCGCCCGCCAGCTGCGCGCGGGCCGCAGCCGGATCATGGCCCTGCTCGTCCTCGACATGGGCAACCCCTTCTTCGTCGACGTGGCGCGCGGCGCCGAGCGGACGGCACGCGACGCCGGGCTCGGCGTGATGGTCTGCAACAGCGCGCAGAGCGCGAGCGAGGAGGCCGACTACCTGTCCCTCTTCGCCGAGCAGCGGGTGCGGGGCGTGCTGCTCACCCCGGCCGACGCCACCGGCCGCAACATCGAGGCGTTCCGGCGGCACGACATCCCCTTCGTCCTCGTCGACCGGGTCGCCGAGGGCACCACCGAGTGCTCGGTCTCCGTGGACGACGTCGCGGGCGGGGCGCTCGCCGTCCGTCATCTCGTGGACGCCGGGCACCGCTCCATCGCCTACGTCAGCGGCCCGCCCGGCCTCACCCAGGTCCGCGACCGCCGCACCGGCGCCCTGAACGCGCTGGAGGAGGCCGGCCTCGGCCCCGGGCATCTGCGCGAGCTGCCCACCGAGCGGCTCGACGTCGCCGCCGGCCGGGACGCGGGAGCCCGCCTGCTCGGCCTCGCCGAACGGCCCACCGCCGTGTTCTGCGCCAACGACCTGCTCGCCCTCGGCGTGCTCCAGGCGATGTACGCGGCGGGCGTCGGCGTCCCGGACGACCTCGCCATCGTCGGCTACGACGACATCGAGTTCGCCGCCGCCGCGGCCGTCCCGCTGACCTCCGTACGGCAGCCCGCCGTCACCATGGGCACGCTGGCCGCGGAGATGCTGCTGGAGGAGACCGAGGCGCAGACCGGCGCCCGGACGCACGAGCACCGCCGGGTCGTCCTCCAGCCGGAACTCGTCGTCCGCCGGTCCTCGCTCGCCGCCCGCTGA
- a CDS encoding bifunctional aldolase/short-chain dehydrogenase, translating to MVHREVAALLARSRRLGADPRNTNYAGGNASAKGREVDPVTGGDVELMWVKGSGGDLGTLAEDGLAVLRLDRLRALKDVYPGVEREDEMVAGFDYCLHGKGGAAPSIDTAMHGLVDAAHVDHLHPDSGIALACAADGEKLTAECFGDTVVWVPWRRPGFQLGLDIAAVKEAHPHAIGCVLGGHGITAWGDTSEECERNSLHVIRTAEAFLAERGRAEPFGPVLEGYEALPEDGRRERAAALAPYVRAVASQDRPQVGHFDDSPAVLDFLARAEHPRLAALGTSCPDHFLRTKVRPLVLDLPPTAPLEQALARLTELHTAYREEYAAYYRRHARPDSPAMRGADPAIVLIPGVGMFSFGKDKQTARVAGEFYLNAINVMRGAEAVSRYAPIEEAEKFRIEYWALEEAKLRRMPPPKALATRVALVTGAGSGIGKAIAHRLAAEGACVVVADLNGENATAVAEELGGPDRAVAVTVDVTDEQQIAAAFRTAVLAFGGVDLVVNNAGISISKPLLETSARDWDLQHAIMARGSFLVSREAARVMTAQGLGGDIVYIASKNGVFAGPNNIAYGATKADQAHQVRLLAAELGEHGIRVNGVNPDGVVRGSGIFAGGWGAQRAAVYGVEEAKLGEFYAQRTLLKREVLPEHVANAVFALTGGELTHTTGLHIPVDAGVAAAFLR from the coding sequence ATGGTTCACCGTGAAGTCGCCGCTCTGCTCGCTCGCTCTCGTCGGCTGGGGGCCGATCCCCGGAACACCAACTACGCCGGGGGGAACGCCTCCGCCAAGGGGCGGGAGGTCGATCCCGTCACCGGCGGTGACGTGGAGCTGATGTGGGTCAAGGGGTCCGGAGGCGACCTCGGGACACTGGCCGAGGACGGGCTCGCCGTGCTGCGCCTGGACCGGCTGCGGGCGCTGAAGGACGTCTACCCCGGTGTCGAGCGCGAGGACGAGATGGTCGCCGGGTTCGACTACTGCCTGCACGGCAAGGGCGGTGCCGCGCCCTCCATCGACACCGCCATGCACGGGCTGGTCGACGCCGCGCACGTGGACCATCTGCACCCGGACTCCGGGATCGCGCTGGCCTGCGCGGCCGACGGGGAGAAGCTGACCGCCGAGTGCTTCGGGGACACCGTGGTGTGGGTGCCGTGGCGGCGGCCCGGGTTCCAGCTCGGCCTGGACATCGCCGCCGTGAAGGAGGCCCACCCGCACGCGATCGGCTGTGTGCTCGGCGGGCACGGCATCACGGCCTGGGGCGACACCTCGGAGGAGTGCGAGCGCAACTCCCTGCACGTCATCCGCACCGCCGAGGCCTTTCTCGCCGAACGGGGCAGGGCCGAGCCCTTCGGGCCCGTCCTGGAGGGGTACGAGGCACTGCCGGAGGACGGGCGGCGGGAGCGGGCGGCGGCGCTGGCACCGTATGTGCGGGCCGTCGCCTCCCAGGACCGGCCGCAGGTCGGGCACTTCGACGACTCGCCGGCCGTGCTGGACTTCCTGGCCCGTGCCGAGCATCCGCGGCTCGCCGCGCTGGGCACCTCCTGCCCCGACCACTTCCTGCGCACCAAGGTGCGGCCGCTCGTCCTGGACCTGCCGCCCACCGCGCCGCTGGAACAGGCCCTGGCCCGGCTGACCGAGCTGCACACCGCGTACCGCGAGGAGTACGCCGCCTACTACCGGCGGCACGCCCGGCCCGACTCCCCCGCGATGCGCGGGGCGGACCCGGCGATCGTGCTGATCCCCGGGGTCGGCATGTTCAGCTTCGGCAAGGACAAGCAGACCGCCCGGGTCGCGGGCGAGTTCTACCTGAACGCCATCAACGTGATGCGCGGCGCCGAGGCGGTCTCCCGGTACGCGCCGATCGAGGAGGCGGAGAAGTTCCGCATCGAGTACTGGGCGCTGGAGGAGGCCAAGCTCCGCCGGATGCCGCCGCCCAAGGCGCTGGCGACCCGGGTCGCGCTGGTCACCGGCGCGGGCAGCGGCATCGGGAAGGCCATCGCGCACCGGCTGGCCGCCGAGGGCGCGTGCGTGGTCGTCGCGGACCTGAACGGCGAGAACGCGACCGCGGTCGCCGAGGAGCTGGGCGGCCCCGACCGGGCCGTCGCCGTGACGGTGGACGTGACCGACGAGCAGCAGATCGCCGCGGCCTTCCGGACGGCCGTCCTCGCGTTCGGCGGGGTCGACCTGGTCGTCAACAACGCGGGCATCTCCATCTCCAAGCCGCTGCTCGAGACCTCGGCGCGGGACTGGGACCTGCAGCACGCCATCATGGCGCGCGGCTCCTTCCTCGTGTCCCGGGAGGCGGCCCGTGTGATGACCGCGCAGGGACTCGGCGGCGACATCGTCTACATCGCCTCCAAGAACGGTGTGTTCGCCGGCCCGAACAACATCGCGTACGGCGCCACCAAGGCCGACCAGGCCCATCAGGTGCGGCTGCTCGCCGCCGAGCTCGGTGAGCACGGCATCCGCGTCAACGGGGTCAACCCGGACGGCGTGGTGCGCGGTTCGGGCATCTTCGCGGGCGGCTGGGGTGCCCAGCGGGCCGCGGTGTACGGCGTGGAGGAGGCGAAGCTCGGCGAGTTCTACGCGCAGCGGACCCTGCTCAAGCGGGAGGTGCTGCCCGAGCACGTCGCCAACGCCGTGTTCGCGCTGACCGGCGGCGAGCTGACCCACACCACCGGCCTGCACATCCCGGTCGACGCCGGTGTCGCGGCCGCCTTCCTGCGATGA
- a CDS encoding sugar ABC transporter ATP-binding protein: MTHPSTTGPAPVLALRDVSKSFGAVRALRDVSLELFPGEVHALAGENGAGKSTLIKTLAGVHRPDSGQVLLDGTPVVFHGPGDARDAGIAVIYQEPTLFPDLSIAENIFMGRQPRRALRRIDHRATREATSALMARLGVALDPDRPARGLSIADQQIVEIAKALSFDARVLIMDEPTAALTGSEVARLFGVVRALRDQGAAVLFISHRLEEIFEICRRVTTLRDGAFVASEPVDGMTEDDLVRRMVGRDLDELYPKQDVTPGEVALSVRRLTREGVFTDVSFDVRRGEIVGLAGLVGAGRTEVARAVFGVDRWDAGEVHVGGRPLTSGAPSTAMANGLALVPEDRRAQGLVMDLSIERNIGLTGLGSTVRAGLMDRGAERSRSLDWAVKLQVKYARIADSVATLSGGNQQKVVLAKWLATGPKVLIVDEPTRGIDVGTKAEVHRLLGELAADGVAVLMISSDLPEILGMADRVLVMHEGRLTAELPRSEATEETVMAAATGRAAA, from the coding sequence ATGACCCACCCGTCCACCACGGGTCCGGCCCCGGTTCTGGCGCTCAGGGACGTCTCCAAGTCCTTCGGCGCGGTCCGCGCCCTGCGGGACGTCTCCCTGGAGCTGTTCCCCGGGGAGGTGCACGCCCTCGCAGGCGAGAACGGCGCCGGCAAGTCCACCCTGATCAAGACGCTCGCCGGGGTGCACCGGCCCGACAGCGGCCAGGTGCTGCTCGACGGCACGCCTGTCGTCTTCCACGGACCCGGCGACGCCCGCGACGCCGGCATCGCCGTGATCTACCAGGAGCCGACCCTCTTCCCGGACCTGTCGATCGCCGAGAACATCTTCATGGGCCGCCAGCCGCGGCGCGCCCTCCGCCGCATCGACCACCGGGCCACCCGCGAGGCGACGTCGGCCCTGATGGCCCGGCTCGGTGTCGCGCTCGACCCCGACCGCCCCGCGCGCGGCCTGTCCATCGCCGACCAGCAGATCGTCGAGATCGCCAAGGCCCTCTCCTTCGACGCCCGTGTGCTGATCATGGACGAGCCGACCGCCGCCCTCACCGGCAGCGAGGTCGCCCGGCTCTTCGGCGTGGTCCGCGCCCTGCGCGACCAGGGCGCCGCCGTCCTGTTCATCTCCCACCGGCTGGAGGAGATCTTCGAGATCTGCCGGCGGGTCACGACCCTGCGCGACGGAGCCTTCGTCGCCAGCGAGCCCGTCGACGGCATGACCGAGGACGACCTGGTACGCCGGATGGTCGGCCGCGACCTCGACGAGCTCTACCCCAAGCAGGACGTCACCCCGGGCGAAGTCGCCCTCAGCGTGCGCCGGCTGACGCGAGAAGGCGTCTTCACCGACGTCTCCTTCGACGTACGGCGCGGCGAGATCGTCGGCCTCGCCGGGCTCGTCGGCGCCGGACGCACCGAGGTCGCCCGGGCCGTCTTCGGCGTCGACCGCTGGGACGCCGGCGAGGTCCACGTCGGCGGCCGGCCCCTCACCAGCGGCGCCCCGTCCACCGCCATGGCCAACGGGCTCGCCCTCGTCCCCGAGGACCGGCGCGCCCAGGGCCTGGTGATGGATCTGTCCATCGAGCGCAACATCGGCCTCACGGGCCTTGGTTCGACCGTCCGGGCCGGTCTGATGGACCGCGGCGCCGAACGCAGCCGCTCCCTCGACTGGGCCGTCAAGCTCCAGGTCAAGTACGCCCGGATCGCCGACAGCGTCGCCACCCTGTCCGGCGGCAACCAGCAGAAGGTCGTCCTCGCCAAGTGGCTCGCCACCGGCCCCAAGGTGCTGATCGTCGACGAACCCACCCGGGGCATCGACGTCGGCACCAAGGCCGAGGTGCACCGGCTGCTCGGCGAACTCGCCGCCGACGGCGTCGCCGTCCTGATGATCTCCTCCGACCTGCCCGAGATTCTCGGCATGGCCGACCGCGTGCTCGTGATGCACGAGGGACGCCTCACCGCCGAACTCCCGCGCTCCGAAGCCACCGAGGAGACCGTGATGGCCGCAGCCACCGGGAGGGCCGCCGCATGA
- a CDS encoding ABC transporter permease, with translation MTVTTPDKAPVTDVPASSGTRLVDRVFKMREFAILAVLLVMIAVTQLGNSEFLTEQGIKDLLLNATILVLVATGQSLVVITRNVDLSVGSTLGISAFAAGLYLQDGGNPVVAVLLAVLMGVGLGLLNGLLVSLGQVPALVVTLGTLYIIRGVDSIWVGSRQIVASALPDGFVDFGSGGVSAVPWLALIALAVLVVTAYYLKHFRGGRELYALGSNPEAARLAGIPVRRRILGAYTVCGALAGLAGALYLARFGNVDSGTGSGYELTVVSAVVIGGVVFTGGSGSVYGAALGALLLTSINSVLPALGVSSVWVLAINGILLILAIAVDRIVALRVATALKKRNARHG, from the coding sequence ATGACGGTGACCACCCCCGACAAGGCCCCCGTGACCGACGTCCCCGCATCCAGCGGCACCCGTCTGGTCGACCGTGTGTTCAAGATGCGCGAGTTCGCCATCCTGGCCGTCCTCCTGGTGATGATCGCCGTCACCCAGCTCGGCAACAGCGAGTTCCTCACCGAGCAGGGCATCAAGGACCTGCTGCTGAACGCCACCATCCTCGTCCTGGTCGCCACCGGCCAGTCCCTGGTGGTGATCACCCGCAACGTCGACCTGTCCGTCGGCTCCACCCTCGGCATCAGCGCCTTCGCAGCCGGCCTCTACCTCCAGGACGGCGGGAACCCGGTCGTCGCCGTGCTGCTCGCGGTCCTCATGGGCGTCGGGCTGGGCCTGCTGAACGGCCTGCTCGTCAGCCTCGGCCAGGTCCCCGCCCTCGTCGTCACACTCGGCACCCTCTACATCATCCGCGGGGTCGACTCCATCTGGGTCGGCTCCCGCCAGATCGTCGCCTCCGCCCTCCCCGACGGCTTCGTCGACTTCGGCTCCGGCGGGGTGTCGGCCGTGCCCTGGCTGGCCCTGATCGCCCTCGCCGTCCTGGTGGTCACCGCGTACTACCTCAAGCACTTCCGCGGCGGACGCGAGCTGTACGCCCTCGGCTCCAACCCCGAGGCCGCCCGCCTCGCCGGCATCCCGGTGCGCCGGCGGATCCTCGGCGCCTACACGGTCTGCGGGGCGCTCGCCGGACTCGCCGGCGCCCTGTACCTGGCCCGGTTCGGCAACGTCGACTCCGGCACCGGAAGCGGCTACGAACTCACCGTCGTCAGCGCGGTCGTGATCGGCGGCGTCGTCTTCACCGGCGGCTCCGGCAGCGTGTACGGCGCCGCACTCGGGGCGCTGCTGCTCACCTCGATCAACAGCGTGCTGCCCGCCCTCGGCGTCAGCTCCGTCTGGGTGCTCGCCATCAACGGCATCCTGCTCATCCTCGCCATCGCGGTCGACCGGATCGTCGCGCTGCGGGTGGCCACCGCCCTCAAGAAGAGGAACGCCCGCCATGGCTGA
- a CDS encoding rhamnulokinase, which yields MSADVRAYAAVDLGASSGRIMVGRVGPGSLELTEAHRFPNRPVRVPEGLRWDVLGLYAGVLDGLRAAGQVDSVGIDSWAVDHGLLDADGALLGNPVHYRDTRTDGVARTVWETVPADELYAATGLQYAPFNTLYQLAAARNSVQLAQAERLLLIPDLMAYWLTGDQGTELTNASTTQLIDPRTRDWAYGLADRLGVDLSLFAPLRSPGDPAGVLRAEVLEETGLAGPVPVTAVGSHDTASAVAAVPAEGERFAYICTGTWSLAGLELRAPVLTEESRAANFTNELGLDGTVRYLRNIMGLWLLQECLRAWGDPELDGLLREAARMPALRSVVDAGDAAFLAPGRMPERIAGACRASGQPVPETPAEITRCILDSLALAHRRAVQDAQRLAGHPVDVVHVVGGGARNALLCRLTADACGLPVVAGPAEAAALGNVLVQARAHGLAGDLDGGRRLLRRTQPLARYEPGGDPARWAAAEARLARP from the coding sequence ATGAGCGCGGACGTGCGGGCGTACGCGGCGGTCGACCTCGGCGCGTCCAGCGGGCGGATCATGGTCGGCCGCGTCGGCCCCGGGAGCCTGGAGCTGACGGAGGCGCACCGCTTCCCGAACCGGCCGGTGCGGGTGCCCGAGGGCCTGCGCTGGGACGTCCTGGGCCTGTACGCGGGGGTGCTGGACGGGCTGCGGGCGGCAGGGCAGGTCGACTCCGTCGGCATCGACAGCTGGGCCGTGGACCACGGGCTGCTGGACGCGGACGGGGCGCTGCTCGGCAACCCCGTGCACTACCGGGACACCCGCACGGACGGGGTCGCCCGGACGGTGTGGGAGACCGTGCCGGCGGACGAGCTGTACGCGGCCACAGGACTGCAGTACGCGCCGTTCAACACCCTGTACCAGCTGGCGGCCGCCCGGAACTCCGTCCAACTGGCGCAGGCAGAGCGGCTGTTGCTCATCCCCGACCTGATGGCCTACTGGCTCACCGGCGACCAGGGGACCGAGCTGACCAACGCCTCCACCACCCAGCTGATCGACCCACGCACCCGGGACTGGGCGTACGGGCTCGCCGACCGGCTGGGCGTGGACCTGAGCCTGTTCGCGCCGCTGCGGAGTCCCGGCGACCCGGCGGGGGTGCTGCGCGCCGAGGTGCTGGAGGAGACGGGGCTCGCCGGGCCGGTGCCGGTGACCGCGGTCGGCTCGCACGACACCGCCTCCGCGGTGGCCGCCGTACCGGCGGAGGGCGAGCGGTTCGCGTACATCTGCACGGGCACCTGGTCGCTGGCCGGGCTGGAACTGCGGGCCCCGGTCCTGACGGAGGAGAGCCGGGCCGCCAACTTCACCAACGAGCTGGGCCTGGACGGCACGGTCCGCTATCTGCGGAACATCATGGGGCTCTGGCTGCTCCAGGAGTGCCTGCGGGCCTGGGGCGACCCCGAGTTGGACGGGCTGCTGCGGGAGGCGGCCCGGATGCCCGCGCTACGGTCGGTCGTGGACGCGGGCGACGCCGCGTTCCTGGCGCCGGGCCGGATGCCTGAGCGGATCGCCGGGGCGTGCCGGGCGTCGGGGCAGCCGGTGCCCGAGACGCCCGCCGAGATCACCCGCTGCATCCTCGACTCGCTCGCGCTGGCACACCGGAGGGCCGTCCAGGACGCGCAGCGCCTCGCCGGTCACCCGGTCGACGTCGTGCACGTGGTCGGGGGCGGGGCGCGCAACGCCCTGCTGTGCCGGCTGACGGCCGACGCGTGCGGGCTGCCGGTGGTCGCCGGCCCGGCCGAGGCCGCCGCCCTGGGCAACGTCCTCGTCCAGGCGCGGGCCCACGGGCTCGCCGGCGATCTGGACGGGGGGCGGCGCCTGTTGCGCCGTACGCAGCCGCTCGCCCGGTACGAGCCGGGCGGGGACCCGGCGCGCTGGGCGGCGGCGGAGGCCCGGCTCGCCCGGCCGTGA
- the rhaS gene encoding rhamnose ABC transporter substrate-binding protein, whose amino-acid sequence MRKSSLSRTCAALAAVTSLALAATACGGTTKEDVKNEGGSNASAGKADPNAELKKGLTVGFLPKQVNNPYFTSADKGGEAALKELGSSYKEVGPSSATDTAGQVSYVNTLTQQQVDAMAVSAQDPGALCTALKQAMKNGIEVVTYDSDTKPDCRNAFVSQASAEDLGRTEVQLLAEQIGYKGEIAILSAAQTATNQNVWIDFMKEELKDPKYKDVKLVKVAYGDDDAQKSFQQTQGLLQEYPNLKGIISPTTVGIKAAAQYLSGSKYKGKVKLTGLGTPNDMRKYVKNGTVEAFELWDPAKLGELAARTAVALASGQITGKEGETFTAGGMGEYTIGKDGVISLGKPTVFDAENIDQYDF is encoded by the coding sequence ATGCGCAAGTCGTCCCTGAGCCGCACCTGCGCGGCCCTCGCCGCCGTCACCTCGCTCGCCCTCGCCGCCACCGCCTGCGGCGGCACCACCAAGGAGGACGTCAAGAACGAGGGCGGCTCCAACGCGTCCGCCGGCAAGGCCGACCCGAACGCCGAGCTGAAGAAGGGCCTGACCGTCGGCTTCCTGCCCAAGCAGGTCAACAACCCGTACTTCACGTCCGCCGACAAGGGCGGCGAGGCGGCCCTGAAGGAACTGGGCTCCAGTTACAAGGAGGTCGGCCCGTCCAGCGCCACCGACACCGCCGGGCAGGTGAGTTACGTCAACACGCTCACCCAGCAACAGGTCGACGCGATGGCCGTCTCCGCGCAGGACCCGGGCGCCCTGTGCACCGCGCTCAAGCAGGCCATGAAGAACGGCATCGAGGTCGTCACCTACGACTCCGACACCAAGCCCGACTGCCGCAACGCCTTCGTCTCCCAGGCGTCCGCCGAGGACCTCGGCCGTACCGAGGTGCAACTGCTCGCCGAACAGATCGGCTACAAGGGCGAGATCGCGATCCTGTCCGCCGCGCAGACCGCGACGAACCAGAACGTCTGGATCGACTTCATGAAGGAGGAGCTGAAGGACCCCAAGTACAAGGACGTCAAGCTGGTCAAGGTCGCCTACGGCGACGACGACGCGCAGAAGTCCTTCCAGCAGACCCAGGGCCTGCTCCAGGAGTACCCGAACCTCAAGGGGATCATCTCCCCGACCACCGTCGGCATCAAGGCCGCCGCCCAGTACCTGTCGGGCTCCAAGTACAAGGGCAAGGTCAAGCTGACCGGCCTCGGCACCCCCAACGACATGCGCAAGTACGTCAAGAACGGCACCGTCGAGGCGTTCGAGCTCTGGGACCCGGCGAAGCTCGGCGAACTGGCCGCACGCACCGCCGTCGCCCTGGCCTCCGGGCAGATCACCGGCAAGGAGGGCGAGACCTTCACCGCCGGCGGCATGGGCGAGTACACGATCGGCAAGGACGGCGTGATCAGCCTCGGCAAGCCGACCGTGTTCGACGCCGAGAACATCGACCAGTACGACTTCTGA
- a CDS encoding ABC transporter permease has protein sequence MADFPLARAVRWDTVVGALLVVVLLLSFGTVDGFGNALNLSFLIGNTLPIALIALPMTLLVVSGEIDLSVASTAGLSGAVMGALWNQGMAIETIIPICLLLGVVCGLVNGVLVTRLGLPSLAVTIGTLAAYRGIAQIVLGSDAVTDFPTQYLDFAAGRIGDTFVPYAFLPFLVLFAIAVVALHATPFGRSLFAIGANEEAARFAGIRVKRHKLILFTVTGLMASLTGIFWALHYASARYDNATGLELSVVAAVLLGGIDFDGGKGTLGGAIAGVFLLGALQNVMSLKDVSAQSQIVVTGVLLVLSVLGPRVARQISVARAGRRAASTPTP, from the coding sequence ATGGCTGACTTCCCCCTCGCGCGCGCCGTCCGCTGGGACACGGTGGTCGGAGCCCTCCTCGTCGTCGTGCTCCTGCTGTCCTTCGGCACCGTCGACGGCTTCGGCAACGCGCTCAACCTGTCGTTCCTGATCGGCAACACCCTCCCGATCGCCCTCATCGCGCTGCCGATGACCCTGCTGGTCGTCTCCGGGGAGATCGACCTCTCGGTCGCCTCGACCGCCGGCCTGTCCGGGGCCGTCATGGGCGCCCTGTGGAACCAGGGCATGGCGATCGAGACGATCATCCCCATCTGCCTGCTGCTCGGGGTGGTCTGCGGCCTGGTCAACGGTGTGCTCGTGACCCGGCTGGGCCTGCCCTCCCTCGCCGTCACCATCGGCACCCTCGCCGCCTACCGGGGCATCGCGCAGATCGTGCTCGGCTCGGACGCGGTGACCGACTTCCCCACGCAGTACCTGGACTTCGCGGCCGGCCGGATCGGCGACACCTTCGTCCCGTACGCCTTCCTGCCGTTCCTCGTGCTGTTCGCGATCGCCGTCGTCGCGCTGCACGCCACGCCGTTCGGACGGTCGCTGTTCGCGATCGGCGCGAACGAGGAGGCCGCCCGGTTCGCCGGGATCCGCGTGAAGCGGCACAAGCTGATCCTGTTCACGGTGACGGGCCTGATGGCCTCGCTCACCGGGATCTTCTGGGCGCTGCACTACGCCAGCGCTCGCTATGACAACGCCACCGGCCTCGAACTGTCCGTCGTCGCCGCCGTGTTGCTCGGTGGGATCGACTTCGACGGTGGCAAGGGGACGCTCGGCGGTGCGATCGCCGGCGTGTTCCTGCTCGGTGCCCTGCAGAACGTCATGAGCCTGAAGGACGTCTCCGCCCAGTCGCAGATCGTCGTCACCGGCGTCCTGCTCGTGCTCTCCGTGCTCGGCCCCCGGGTCGCGCGCCAGATCTCCGTGGCGAGGGCGGGCCGTAGAGCCGCCTCGACTCCGACCCCGTAA
- a CDS encoding L-rhamnose mutarotase gives MQRVCFLLKVRADRLDEYRQRHAWVWPEMRAALSATGWRNYSLFLRDDGLLVGYLETEDFSAAVAGMEATDVNARWQAEMAPFFESLDGARPDEAMRPLTEVFHLA, from the coding sequence ATGCAGCGCGTGTGTTTCCTGCTCAAGGTCCGGGCGGACCGTCTCGACGAGTACCGCCAGCGGCACGCCTGGGTGTGGCCGGAGATGCGCGCCGCCCTCTCGGCCACCGGCTGGCGCAACTACTCGCTCTTCCTGCGGGACGACGGCCTGCTCGTCGGCTATCTGGAGACCGAAGACTTCTCGGCGGCCGTGGCCGGGATGGAGGCCACCGACGTCAACGCCCGCTGGCAGGCGGAGATGGCGCCGTTCTTCGAGTCGCTGGACGGCGCCCGGCCCGACGAGGCCATGAGACCGCTCACCGAGGTCTTCCATCTGGCCTGA